A genomic window from Candidatus Kouleothrix ribensis includes:
- a CDS encoding potassium channel protein, with translation MPTRHSSRIHAGRRRYPFWRLVRANFYDFGLLLRESWIALVAFAALALAGTLYLHYGHPARLGFAAALFETLKLVTLQTGLELPGDLLGEALFFLIPLLGLALIFQSVLNFGRLLLDKSSRREAWQVALASTYRDHVIVAGLGRVGMRVVTQLLESGYAPVVIERDWSSPFVERALNLKVPVVVGDARENTAPRQAGLARARAVVATIDDDLANIEIALTARAARPGIRVVLRVFGEELDQNLERGFGPNSAFSVSALAAPTYVAATVSRDVDYAMAVGGQLLGITALVIAPESMLAGFVRAIEAQHSIRVLRHHSADGRHLGHTPMRRMGAGDQVLVLGTLPAIEGLRQANAANSKLAFLQPEQPQHPTDEHDTVIVCGLGKVGYRVVRQLAELAPRPRIVVVRRDDGRADFAQRVSRIPGVRVLLGDARDPEVLRAAGIERAYTVAALTSDDLLNLQIGLAARRLRADVHVVQRAFSDALAQKLADMFGIRTVFSTSALASATLAAAAVVGDITHAFATHGELFSTDEIVVRAGDTLDGRSVEAIRAQHDGLVLALQRGGQAATLPALDATLASGDVITLLAPIEALARVRALLRR, from the coding sequence ATGCCAACCCGTCACTCTAGCCGCATACATGCTGGCCGGCGCCGCTACCCGTTCTGGCGGCTAGTGCGGGCCAACTTCTACGATTTCGGCCTGCTGCTGCGCGAGTCGTGGATCGCGCTGGTGGCCTTCGCGGCGCTGGCGCTGGCCGGCACGCTCTACCTGCACTACGGCCACCCGGCCCGGCTCGGCTTCGCCGCCGCGCTGTTCGAGACGCTCAAGCTGGTGACGTTGCAGACCGGGCTGGAGCTACCCGGCGATCTGCTGGGCGAGGCGCTGTTCTTCCTCATCCCGCTGCTCGGTCTGGCGCTGATCTTCCAGAGCGTGCTGAACTTTGGCCGCCTGCTGCTCGACAAGAGCAGCCGCCGCGAGGCCTGGCAGGTGGCGTTGGCCTCGACCTACCGCGACCATGTGATCGTGGCCGGGCTGGGGCGCGTGGGCATGCGCGTGGTCACGCAGCTGCTCGAAAGTGGCTACGCGCCGGTGGTGATCGAGCGCGACTGGAGCAGCCCGTTCGTTGAGCGCGCGCTGAACCTGAAGGTGCCGGTGGTAGTGGGCGACGCGCGCGAGAACACTGCACCGCGCCAGGCCGGCCTGGCGCGCGCGCGCGCGGTGGTGGCCACGATCGACGACGACCTGGCGAATATCGAGATTGCGCTGACCGCGCGGGCAGCCCGGCCGGGCATACGCGTGGTGCTGCGCGTGTTTGGCGAAGAGCTCGACCAGAACCTCGAGCGCGGCTTTGGCCCCAACTCGGCCTTCAGCGTGTCGGCGCTGGCCGCGCCAACCTATGTGGCCGCAACCGTCAGCCGCGATGTCGATTATGCCATGGCGGTCGGCGGGCAGCTGCTGGGCATCACCGCGCTGGTGATTGCGCCCGAGAGCATGCTGGCCGGCTTTGTGCGGGCGATCGAGGCGCAGCACAGCATCCGCGTGCTACGGCATCACAGCGCCGATGGCCGGCACCTTGGCCATACGCCCATGCGCCGAATGGGCGCCGGCGACCAGGTGCTGGTGCTGGGTACACTGCCGGCGATCGAGGGCCTGCGGCAGGCGAATGCGGCCAACAGCAAGCTGGCGTTCCTGCAGCCCGAGCAGCCGCAGCACCCGACCGACGAGCACGACACGGTGATCGTGTGCGGCCTGGGTAAGGTGGGCTACCGGGTAGTGCGCCAGCTGGCCGAGCTGGCGCCGCGCCCGCGGATTGTGGTGGTGCGCCGCGACGACGGCCGGGCCGACTTTGCCCAGCGCGTCAGCCGCATCCCCGGCGTGCGGGTGCTGCTGGGCGATGCGCGCGACCCCGAGGTGCTGCGGGCGGCCGGGATCGAGCGGGCCTACACCGTGGCGGCGCTTACCTCCGACGATCTGCTGAACCTTCAGATCGGCCTGGCCGCGCGCCGGCTGCGCGCGGATGTCCACGTGGTGCAGCGCGCGTTTAGCGATGCGCTGGCCCAGAAGCTGGCCGACATGTTCGGTATTCGCACGGTCTTCAGCACCTCGGCCCTGGCCAGCGCCACGCTGGCCGCCGCCGCCGTGGTGGGCGATATTACGCACGCCTTCGCTACGCATGGCGAGCTGTTTTCGACTGACGAGATCGTGGTGCGCGCCGGCGACACGCTCGACGGCCGCAGTGTCGAGGCCATTCGCGCCCAGCACGATGGCCTGGTGCTGGCGCTGCAGCGTGGCGGCCAGGCCGCGACACTGCCGGCGCTTGATGCGACACTCGCCTCGGGCGATGTGATCACGCTGCTCGCGCCGATCGAGGCGCTGGCGCGCGTGCGCGCGCTGCTGCGCCGTTAG
- a CDS encoding putative baseplate assembly protein, giving the protein MRPLLSRAQTRDELFGNGPDFAPNGPLYLQGALTNLPPDLPIVVDFGNPKQIYRLATATPDTAAQRTRVELQPWVMPAAPPPAHMFAVPPPVAPGATLITAGALPAGLKEPALKTSLSFVSTAADTPPEQLAALVQQAAEGLLVALAALAAAPPSYETSRAIDEALAALRALRTVVDQLLQKIAPSLSFGARVAQLKAWLERAVAALERRPRIQPQPSPVDLADIVTRLRAEPPLALAQLRGPAYLTRDLTAVFARTSTQVKQLQIALAPQLAMLPQALNGAVLRGNGPVAPYAMRLRAAPFGANLPKKVTQNGATIKLEEWTLNEEPSAAGQQAAAADQEAAKRLFLDNAYIGIAPGQFVAILAPGKTTPEVFSVQNAVVRARTVYGVTAPTTELTLDREWWDPATATFANLRGTVVYAQSEPLDLAPAPNDRPLQAAEPIDLDMVYDFLPTGRRLVVAGERADLPGVPASEPVILASADEVKPEHPGEIYHTRLQLQNPLRYRYRRDSATIYGNVVPATHGETRREVLGSGDASVAYQRFMLRQAPLTYLAAPTAVGAESTLELFVDDVRWHAAARLAGLAPTAQRYILRTDDDQKTTVIFGDGKQGARPPTGAENVRAVYRSSIGKDGNVPIDRISLLATRPPGVKAVTNPIAATGGADRESRDQARRNAPLAVMSLDRLVSVQDYADFARSFAGIGKAAVGLLSDGGQEVVHLTIAGADDIPIEDSSDLYRNLVAALRRQGDPYQPLVVAPRELVALFISANVRIDPDYLWETVQDHIRARLLDTFSFDRRELAQDATLGAVIAAIQAVDGVTFVDVDLLAGIDQATAANADALDAHLSTLIASIKPANSRPDARVPALPARPWIDPLTHEQSLRPAQLVYLPPAVPELLHLELLP; this is encoded by the coding sequence ATGCGCCCGCTGCTGAGCCGCGCGCAGACGCGTGACGAGCTGTTCGGCAATGGCCCGGATTTCGCGCCGAACGGCCCGCTCTACCTGCAGGGCGCGCTGACGAATCTGCCGCCCGATCTGCCGATCGTAGTCGATTTCGGCAACCCCAAGCAGATCTACCGCCTGGCCACCGCCACCCCCGACACCGCCGCCCAGCGCACGCGCGTCGAGCTGCAGCCGTGGGTCATGCCCGCTGCGCCACCACCGGCCCATATGTTCGCGGTGCCGCCGCCGGTTGCCCCCGGCGCTACGCTGATTACGGCCGGCGCCTTGCCGGCCGGCCTGAAGGAGCCGGCGCTCAAAACATCGTTGAGCTTCGTGAGCACCGCCGCCGATACACCGCCCGAGCAGCTGGCCGCGCTGGTGCAGCAGGCCGCCGAGGGGCTGCTGGTGGCGCTGGCCGCCCTGGCCGCCGCCCCGCCTTCGTACGAGACCAGCCGCGCGATCGATGAAGCGCTGGCGGCGCTGCGCGCCCTGCGCACTGTGGTGGATCAGCTGCTGCAGAAGATTGCGCCGTCGCTATCGTTCGGCGCCCGCGTCGCGCAGCTGAAAGCCTGGCTCGAGCGCGCGGTAGCTGCGCTCGAACGCCGCCCACGCATCCAGCCACAGCCCAGCCCGGTCGATCTGGCCGATATCGTGACGCGGCTGCGTGCCGAGCCGCCGCTGGCGCTGGCCCAGCTGCGCGGCCCTGCCTACCTCACGCGCGATCTCACGGCGGTCTTCGCACGCACCTCCACCCAGGTTAAGCAGCTCCAGATCGCGCTGGCGCCGCAGCTGGCCATGCTGCCGCAGGCCTTGAACGGGGCGGTGCTGCGCGGAAACGGGCCGGTGGCGCCCTACGCTATGCGCCTGCGCGCGGCACCCTTCGGCGCCAACCTGCCCAAGAAGGTGACCCAGAACGGCGCCACGATCAAGCTCGAGGAATGGACGCTGAACGAGGAGCCGTCGGCAGCCGGCCAGCAGGCCGCCGCAGCCGACCAGGAGGCCGCCAAGCGGCTGTTCCTCGATAATGCCTACATCGGGATCGCACCAGGCCAATTCGTCGCAATTCTGGCGCCAGGCAAAACTACGCCCGAGGTCTTTAGCGTGCAGAACGCGGTCGTACGCGCCCGCACGGTCTATGGCGTCACCGCGCCGACGACCGAGCTGACGCTCGATCGCGAATGGTGGGACCCGGCCACGGCCACCTTCGCCAACCTGCGCGGCACGGTGGTCTACGCCCAGAGCGAGCCGCTCGATCTGGCGCCAGCGCCCAACGATCGGCCACTGCAAGCAGCCGAGCCGATCGATCTCGACATGGTCTACGATTTCCTGCCGACCGGGCGCCGGCTGGTGGTGGCCGGCGAGCGCGCCGACCTGCCCGGCGTGCCTGCCAGTGAGCCGGTGATCCTGGCCTCGGCCGATGAGGTGAAGCCGGAACATCCCGGCGAGATCTACCATACGCGCCTGCAGCTCCAGAACCCGCTGCGCTACCGCTACCGCCGCGACAGCGCCACGATCTACGGCAATGTCGTGCCGGCCACGCATGGCGAAACCCGCCGCGAAGTGCTGGGCAGCGGCGACGCCAGTGTAGCCTACCAGCGCTTCATGCTGCGCCAGGCGCCACTCACCTACCTGGCCGCGCCAACCGCCGTAGGCGCCGAGAGCACGCTCGAGCTGTTCGTCGACGACGTGCGCTGGCACGCGGCCGCGCGCCTGGCCGGGCTGGCGCCAACCGCCCAACGCTACATCCTGCGCACCGACGACGACCAGAAGACCACCGTGATCTTCGGCGATGGCAAGCAGGGCGCGCGCCCACCCACCGGCGCCGAGAATGTGCGCGCGGTCTACCGCAGCAGCATCGGCAAAGACGGCAACGTCCCGATCGACCGGATCAGCCTGCTGGCGACCAGGCCGCCCGGCGTCAAGGCTGTGACCAACCCGATCGCGGCCACTGGCGGCGCCGACCGCGAGAGCCGCGACCAGGCCCGCCGCAACGCGCCGCTGGCAGTCATGTCGCTCGATCGGCTGGTGTCGGTGCAAGATTACGCCGATTTCGCGCGCAGTTTCGCCGGCATCGGCAAAGCCGCCGTCGGCTTGCTCTCCGATGGTGGGCAGGAGGTAGTGCATCTGACGATCGCCGGCGCCGACGACATCCCGATCGAAGATAGCTCCGACCTGTACCGCAACCTGGTGGCGGCGCTACGCCGCCAGGGCGACCCCTACCAGCCGCTGGTGGTGGCGCCGCGTGAGCTGGTGGCGCTGTTCATCAGCGCCAACGTGCGGATCGACCCCGATTACCTGTGGGAAACCGTGCAGGATCACATCCGCGCGCGCCTGCTCGACACCTTTAGCTTCGACCGGCGCGAGCTGGCCCAGGACGCGACGCTCGGCGCGGTGATTGCAGCCATCCAGGCCGTGGACGGCGTCACCTTCGTCGATGTCGATCTGCTGGCGGGGATCGACCAGGCCACCGCCGCCAATGCCGATGCGCTAGACGCGCACCTGAGCACGTTGATCGCCAGCATCAAACCGGCCAATTCACGCCCCGACGCGCGCGTTCCGGCGCTGCCGGCGCGCCCGTGGATCGATCCGCTGACGCACGAGCAGAGCCTGCGGCCGGCCCAGCTGGTGTACCTGCCGCCGGCCGTGCCCGAGCTGCTACACCTGGAGCTACTGCCATGA
- a CDS encoding putative baseplate assembly protein: MGDVECRDERRRDAVRAVPELNGLDYLEVEPIVHDDPAQGVALVLFFLAKAPRGLEAGNIRLEGGRRIPAADIAVTGVSVYAQDDPERDDSVRVYLDRWGDFSAYTLRLVEADAAGRPTDTPLHGFDRRYDRLEFNFQAACPSDLDCRDAPPCPPPEYPPVALSYLAKDYASFRQLILDRLALLMPGWSERHVPDIGIALAELLAYAGDQLSYYQDAVASEAYLETARQRISVRRHVRLVDYPMHDGCNARAWVAVHVTQDLPARPEDEPLDARDVFFITDAPGLPTAGRALNDDELRHIAAEAYEVFEPVVERDAETFRPIDLIEPEGLALVLKQADTPEARYLHGMLSNDTRHMLEAFDHARPAGHALQAALLADLNQLLAVRGLYDPRYFGALAIELLVLVRQPLRGAALCRANRRLIEQAFPGTLRRAGKLYFYAAHSTIGLYTWGDAECCLPRGATSATLRDAWELQGGDPPRLVRSLRHLRPGDVLIFAEQIGPRTGNPADADPAHRHAVRLTAVRPGADQLFRLPNLIEAAAEDLATPIVTIEWAPADALPFPLCLSAIGPAPECALLTDISVAHGNVVLADHGRTVAEDLGYVPIAELRPGCAGERRLAETTLVPGRFQPYLHKAPLTFSQPIAPDAPAADVLGQDPRLALPHLALRCPADAPGRGDWVIVQPDRAIQGGVTYVQEWSPRRDLLGSGATDPHFAVEVDDAGRAHVRFGDGELGMQPEAGAHFSASYRVGNGPAGNVGADRIVRMVLRGRSIRGVEVFPCNPLPARGGQAPEPLDEVRLLAPEHLRTNIQRAVTADNYAQLVMREFGDRVDRAAAALRWTGSRYEAQVVIDPRGTVARDQALLDRIRAGLEPYRRIGHDIAVEQARYVPLELAMTVCVKPHFLRGHVKAALLEAFSNRVLGGGRRGFFHPDNLSFGDALYLSQLVAAAMLVPGVDNVRVDVFQRRFAGPDGEIEHGLLPLGPFEIARLDNDPSFPENGVLTFTMEGGR, encoded by the coding sequence ATGGGCGACGTAGAATGCCGCGACGAGCGCCGCCGCGACGCGGTGCGCGCCGTGCCCGAGCTCAACGGCCTCGACTACCTCGAGGTCGAGCCGATCGTACACGACGACCCGGCCCAGGGCGTCGCGCTGGTGCTGTTCTTTCTGGCCAAGGCACCGCGCGGCCTCGAGGCCGGCAACATCCGCCTCGAGGGCGGCCGCCGCATCCCTGCCGCCGATATCGCCGTGACCGGGGTGAGCGTGTATGCGCAAGACGACCCCGAGCGCGACGACTCGGTGCGCGTGTACCTCGACCGCTGGGGCGATTTCTCGGCCTACACGCTGCGCCTGGTCGAGGCCGACGCCGCCGGCCGGCCGACCGACACGCCGCTGCACGGCTTCGATCGCCGCTACGACCGGCTCGAATTCAACTTTCAGGCCGCATGCCCGAGCGACCTCGACTGCCGCGATGCGCCGCCCTGCCCGCCGCCCGAGTATCCGCCGGTGGCGCTCAGCTACCTGGCGAAAGATTACGCCAGCTTCCGCCAGCTGATCCTCGATCGCCTGGCGCTGCTGATGCCCGGCTGGAGCGAGCGCCATGTCCCCGACATCGGCATCGCGCTGGCCGAGCTGCTGGCGTATGCCGGCGACCAGCTCAGCTACTACCAGGACGCGGTAGCCAGCGAGGCGTACCTCGAAACCGCCCGCCAGCGCATCTCGGTGCGCCGGCATGTCCGGCTGGTCGATTACCCCATGCACGACGGCTGCAATGCGCGGGCCTGGGTGGCGGTGCATGTGACGCAGGATCTACCGGCCCGGCCGGAGGACGAGCCGCTCGACGCGCGCGATGTGTTCTTTATCACCGACGCGCCAGGGCTGCCCACCGCCGGCCGGGCGCTGAACGACGACGAGCTGCGCCATATCGCGGCCGAGGCCTACGAGGTGTTCGAGCCGGTGGTCGAGCGCGACGCCGAAACCTTTCGCCCGATCGATCTGATCGAGCCGGAAGGCCTGGCGCTGGTGCTCAAGCAGGCCGATACACCCGAGGCGCGCTACCTGCACGGCATGCTCTCGAACGACACCCGGCACATGCTCGAGGCCTTCGATCACGCCAGGCCGGCCGGCCACGCGCTCCAGGCCGCGCTGCTGGCCGATCTGAACCAGCTGCTCGCGGTTCGCGGCCTGTACGACCCACGCTACTTCGGTGCGCTCGCGATCGAGCTGCTGGTGCTGGTGCGCCAGCCGCTGCGCGGCGCCGCGCTATGCCGCGCCAACCGCAGGCTGATCGAGCAGGCCTTCCCTGGTACCTTGCGCCGCGCCGGCAAGCTCTACTTCTACGCGGCGCACAGCACGATCGGGCTGTATACCTGGGGCGACGCCGAGTGCTGCCTGCCGCGCGGCGCCACCTCGGCGACCCTGCGCGACGCCTGGGAGCTGCAGGGCGGCGATCCGCCCCGGCTGGTGCGCAGCCTGCGCCACCTGCGGCCCGGCGATGTGCTGATCTTCGCGGAGCAGATCGGTCCGCGCACCGGCAACCCGGCCGACGCCGACCCGGCCCACCGCCACGCCGTGCGGCTCACGGCGGTGCGCCCCGGCGCCGATCAGCTGTTCCGCCTGCCCAACCTGATCGAGGCCGCCGCCGAAGATCTGGCCACGCCGATCGTCACGATCGAGTGGGCGCCGGCCGACGCGCTGCCGTTCCCGCTGTGCCTCTCGGCGATCGGGCCGGCGCCCGAGTGTGCGCTGCTGACCGACATCAGCGTCGCGCATGGCAATGTGGTGCTGGCCGACCACGGGCGCACGGTCGCTGAAGACCTGGGCTATGTGCCGATCGCCGAGCTGCGGCCAGGCTGTGCCGGCGAGCGGCGCCTGGCCGAGACGACCCTGGTGCCGGGGCGCTTCCAGCCATACCTGCACAAGGCGCCGCTGACCTTCAGCCAGCCGATTGCGCCCGACGCGCCTGCGGCCGACGTGCTCGGGCAAGACCCGCGCCTGGCGCTGCCACACCTGGCGCTGCGCTGCCCGGCCGACGCGCCTGGCCGCGGCGATTGGGTGATCGTGCAGCCGGATCGGGCCATCCAGGGCGGGGTAACCTATGTGCAAGAATGGTCGCCCCGCCGCGACCTGCTGGGCAGCGGCGCCACCGACCCGCATTTCGCAGTCGAGGTCGACGACGCCGGGCGCGCGCATGTGCGCTTTGGCGATGGCGAGCTGGGGATGCAGCCCGAGGCCGGCGCGCACTTTTCGGCCAGCTATCGCGTCGGCAATGGCCCGGCCGGCAATGTTGGCGCCGACCGAATTGTGCGGATGGTGCTGCGCGGCCGGTCGATCCGTGGCGTGGAGGTATTTCCGTGCAACCCGTTGCCGGCGCGCGGCGGCCAGGCGCCCGAGCCGCTCGACGAAGTTCGGCTGCTGGCGCCCGAGCATCTGCGCACCAACATCCAGCGCGCCGTCACTGCCGACAACTACGCCCAGCTGGTGATGCGCGAGTTCGGCGATCGGGTCGATCGTGCCGCAGCGGCCCTGCGTTGGACGGGCAGCCGCTACGAGGCCCAGGTTGTGATCGACCCGCGCGGCACCGTCGCGCGCGACCAGGCCCTGCTCGATCGAATTCGTGCCGGCCTCGAGCCGTATCGCCGGATCGGCCACGACATCGCCGTCGAGCAGGCGCGCTATGTGCCGCTGGAACTGGCCATGACCGTGTGCGTCAAGCCGCACTTTCTGCGCGGCCACGTCAAGGCGGCGCTGCTCGAGGCCTTCAGCAACCGCGTGCTTGGCGGCGGCCGGCGCGGCTTCTTCCACCCCGACAACCTGAGCTTTGGCGATGCGCTGTACCTAAGCCAGCTGGTGGCGGCGGCCATGCTGGTGCCGGGCGTCGACAATGTGCGGGTAGACGTGTTCCAGCGCCGCTTCGCCGGGCCAGACGGCGAGATCGAGCATGGCCTGCTGCCGCTCGGGCCATTCGAGATCGCGCGGCTCGACAACGACCCCAGCTTTCCGGAAAACGGCGTGCTGACATTCACAATGGAGGGCGGCCGATGA
- a CDS encoding GPW/gp25 family protein: protein MQIDFPFRFDGRGRSGLTDENNHIRDMIEQFLFTAPKQRVNRPDFGSGLLELVFAPNSPELAAALEFTIQAGLQRWLGDLIDLRLVQVEADFATLRVLVTYLVRRTGEVRTNEFERRDSRWAT, encoded by the coding sequence ATGCAGATCGATTTTCCATTTCGCTTCGACGGCCGTGGCCGCAGTGGCCTGACCGACGAGAACAACCACATCCGCGATATGATCGAGCAGTTTCTCTTCACCGCGCCCAAACAGCGCGTCAACCGGCCCGACTTCGGCAGCGGGCTGCTCGAGCTGGTGTTCGCGCCGAATAGCCCCGAGCTGGCGGCGGCGCTGGAATTCACCATCCAGGCCGGGCTACAGCGCTGGCTCGGCGACCTGATCGATCTGCGCCTGGTTCAGGTCGAAGCCGATTTCGCAACCCTGCGTGTGCTGGTGACCTACCTGGTGCGCCGCACCGGCGAAGTGCGCACGAATGAGTTCGAGCGGAGGGACAGCCGATGGGCGACGTAG
- a CDS encoding DUF4280 domain-containing protein: MPGFLLHTGATVLCSHGGQATPVVSNPRVTVGGQPVVTLPGTYTVAGCALPPPPTANGPCVTGQWISAATRVRAGGQPLLLADSQSVCAPSGTPLIVVATQVRVRGT, encoded by the coding sequence ATGCCTGGCTTTCTGCTGCACACGGGCGCGACGGTGCTGTGCTCGCACGGCGGCCAGGCGACGCCGGTGGTGAGCAACCCGCGCGTGACGGTCGGCGGGCAGCCGGTGGTGACGCTGCCAGGCACCTATACCGTCGCCGGGTGCGCGCTGCCGCCGCCGCCCACCGCCAATGGCCCGTGCGTCACCGGGCAGTGGATCAGCGCGGCGACACGTGTGCGCGCCGGCGGCCAGCCGCTGCTACTGGCCGACAGCCAGTCGGTCTGTGCGCCCAGCGGCACGCCGCTGATCGTCGTCGCAACCCAGGTGCGCGTCAGGGGGACATGA
- a CDS encoding baseplate assembly protein, with product MSIFFGKFRGVVTDNRDPDGIGRIRARVPDATGERETGWALPALPYAGDSVGLFVLPPVGANVWIEFEGGDTELPIWTGCFWAPGEPPASEARQKVLKTDVGTITLDDTAGSGGITIETSAGMKITLGSSGIEISNGKGASIKLEGPKVSINGSALEVT from the coding sequence ATGAGCATATTCTTCGGCAAATTTCGCGGCGTCGTCACCGACAACCGCGACCCCGACGGCATCGGGCGCATCCGCGCGCGCGTGCCCGACGCCACCGGCGAGCGCGAGACCGGCTGGGCGCTGCCGGCGCTGCCCTACGCCGGCGACAGCGTCGGCCTGTTTGTGCTCCCGCCGGTTGGCGCGAACGTCTGGATCGAGTTCGAAGGCGGCGACACCGAGCTGCCGATCTGGACGGGCTGCTTCTGGGCGCCCGGCGAGCCGCCGGCCAGCGAGGCCCGGCAGAAGGTGCTCAAGACCGATGTCGGCACGATTACGCTCGACGACACAGCCGGCTCGGGCGGCATTACGATCGAGACCAGCGCGGGCATGAAGATTACGCTCGGTAGCTCTGGCATCGAGATTAGCAACGGCAAAGGCGCCAGCATCAAGCTCGAAGGGCCAAAGGTGTCGATCAATGGCAGCGCGCTGGAGGTGACCTGA
- a CDS encoding LysM domain-containing protein: MFSETSRYARIATATYIGAAGRPIVYVRRRFLPPIDAAAPLAEHLVQQDDRLDNLADRYLDDPELFWQICDANYDLDPGMLLAEIGRRIRIPLP, encoded by the coding sequence ATGTTTAGCGAAACCAGCCGCTACGCGCGGATCGCTACCGCCACCTACATCGGCGCCGCCGGCCGCCCGATCGTCTATGTGCGCCGCCGTTTCCTGCCGCCGATCGATGCCGCCGCGCCGCTGGCCGAGCATCTGGTGCAGCAGGACGACCGGCTCGATAACCTGGCCGATCGCTACCTCGACGACCCCGAGCTGTTCTGGCAGATCTGCGATGCCAATTACGACCTAGACCCCGGCATGCTCCTGGCCGAGATCGGCCGGCGCATCCGCATTCCGCTGCCCTAA